One genomic window of Ottowia oryzae includes the following:
- a CDS encoding amino acid ABC transporter substrate-binding protein: MPYRFSRWLALPVSTVVFAFNVHAGPVLDRIQSTQTLTIGYRANSAPISYEEKGRVIGYAIDVCQRVAALLQQQLKLPKLAVRYVPLTSAERIPALQDGRIDLECAGTTNTKARREQAAFGLTYFYAGASVLVRDGEGIGGLNDLRGKTLAAVKGTTGQQVVEMRERDGRAGWKLALFDNTRAAVQALEQGKVDAVIQDNIQLVPLARQSGKKLVLAGQPLSIEPLAPMFARNDAELAEGVLAAMRQIYRDGEMAALYERWFLKPLPGRTFGLDLKLSPLLNDNFRRPSSYVTDWVVL; the protein is encoded by the coding sequence ATGCCGTACCGTTTCTCGCGCTGGCTGGCCCTTCCGGTCAGCACCGTCGTTTTCGCCTTTAACGTTCACGCCGGTCCTGTGCTGGACCGCATCCAGTCCACCCAGACCCTCACCATCGGCTACCGCGCCAACAGCGCGCCGATCTCGTATGAAGAAAAGGGCAGGGTGATCGGCTACGCCATCGACGTCTGCCAGCGCGTGGCCGCCTTGCTGCAGCAGCAGCTGAAGCTGCCCAAGCTGGCGGTGCGCTACGTGCCCCTCACTTCGGCCGAGCGCATTCCCGCGCTGCAGGACGGCCGCATCGATCTGGAATGCGCGGGCACCACCAACACCAAGGCGCGCCGCGAACAGGCGGCCTTTGGCCTGACCTACTTCTACGCCGGGGCCAGCGTGCTGGTGCGTGACGGCGAGGGCATCGGCGGGCTGAACGACCTGCGCGGCAAGACGCTGGCGGCGGTCAAGGGCACCACCGGCCAGCAGGTGGTGGAAATGCGCGAGCGCGATGGCCGTGCCGGCTGGAAGCTGGCGCTGTTCGACAACACCCGCGCCGCCGTGCAGGCGCTGGAGCAGGGCAAGGTGGACGCGGTCATCCAGGACAACATCCAGCTGGTGCCGCTGGCGCGCCAGTCGGGCAAGAAGCTGGTGCTGGCCGGCCAGCCGCTGTCGATCGAACCGCTGGCGCCCATGTTCGCCCGCAACGACGCCGAACTGGCCGAGGGCGTGCTGGCCGCCATGCGCCAGATCTACCGCGACGGCGAAATGGCCGCGCTGTATGAGCGCTGGTTCCTCAAGCCGCTGCCGGGGCGCACGTTCGGGCTCGACCTCAAGCTGAGCCCACTGCTGAACGACAATTTTCGTCGCCCCAGCTCGTACGTGACCGACTGGGTGGTGCTCTGA
- a CDS encoding Glu/Leu/Phe/Val family dehydrogenase encodes MATASKATKAGSTASAPSAIPTHALPSYLDPNHLGPWGIYLQQVDRVTPYLGPLSRWVETLKRPKRALIVDVPIEMDNGTIAHFEGYRVQHNVSRGPGKGGVRFHQDVTLSEVMALSAWMSVKNAAVNVPYGGAKGGIRVDPRTLSQGELERVTRRYTSEIGIIIGPTKDIPAPDVNTNEKVMAWMMDTYSMNEGATATGVVTGKPIALGGSLGRREATGRGVFTVGAEAAKQIGLQIEGARVAVQGFGNVGGIAGKLFAEAGALIVAVQDHTGGVANDKGLNVPKLLEHVAKTGGVAGFKGGEPLSLNDFWSYKCDILIPAALEGQITKANAPKIKAKMVIEGANGPTTPEADDILQDKGVLVVPDVIANAGGVTVSYFEWVQDFSSFFWSEDEINQRLVKIMKDAFEGVWNTAQQHKVSLRTATFIVACTRILTARDLRGLYP; translated from the coding sequence ATGGCCACCGCTTCCAAGGCGACCAAAGCCGGTTCAACCGCGTCCGCGCCGTCCGCAATCCCCACCCACGCGCTGCCCTCGTACCTGGACCCGAATCACCTCGGCCCCTGGGGCATCTACCTGCAGCAGGTCGACCGCGTCACGCCCTACCTGGGCCCGCTCAGCCGCTGGGTCGAAACGCTCAAGCGGCCCAAGCGCGCGCTGATCGTCGACGTGCCGATCGAGATGGACAACGGCACCATCGCCCACTTTGAAGGCTACCGCGTGCAGCACAACGTCAGCCGCGGGCCGGGCAAGGGCGGCGTGCGCTTTCACCAGGACGTGACGCTGTCCGAGGTGATGGCCCTGTCAGCCTGGATGTCGGTGAAGAACGCCGCCGTGAACGTGCCCTACGGCGGCGCCAAGGGCGGCATCCGCGTGGACCCGCGCACGCTCAGCCAGGGCGAGCTGGAGCGCGTCACGCGCCGCTACACGTCCGAGATCGGCATCATCATCGGCCCGACCAAGGACATCCCCGCGCCCGACGTCAACACCAACGAAAAGGTGATGGCCTGGATGATGGACACCTATTCCATGAACGAAGGCGCCACCGCCACCGGCGTGGTCACCGGCAAGCCCATCGCGCTGGGCGGCTCGCTGGGCCGGCGCGAGGCCACGGGCCGCGGCGTGTTCACCGTGGGCGCGGAGGCGGCCAAGCAGATCGGCCTGCAGATCGAAGGCGCGCGCGTGGCCGTGCAGGGCTTCGGCAACGTGGGCGGCATCGCGGGCAAGCTGTTCGCCGAAGCCGGCGCGCTGATCGTGGCGGTACAGGACCACACGGGTGGCGTGGCCAACGACAAGGGCCTGAACGTGCCCAAGCTGCTCGAGCACGTGGCCAAGACGGGCGGCGTGGCGGGCTTCAAGGGCGGCGAGCCGCTCAGCCTGAACGACTTCTGGTCGTACAAGTGCGACATCCTGATTCCTGCCGCGCTGGAAGGCCAGATCACCAAGGCCAACGCGCCCAAGATCAAGGCCAAGATGGTCATCGAAGGCGCCAACGGCCCCACCACGCCCGAGGCCGACGACATCCTGCAGGACAAAGGCGTGCTGGTCGTGCCCGACGTGATCGCCAACGCCGGCGGCGTGACGGTGAGCTACTTTGAATGGGTGCAGGATTTCTCCAGCTTCTTCTGGAGCGAGGACGAGATCAACCAGCGCCTGGTCAAGATCATGAAGGACGCCTTCGAAGGCGTGTGGAACACCGCGCAGCAGCACAAGGTCAGCCTGCGCACGGCCACCTTCATCGTGGCTTGCACGCGCATCCTGACAGCGCGCGACCTGCGCGGCCTGTACCCCTGA